Genomic segment of Helicobacter enhydrae:
ATTTATCTACAAAGCAACAAAATCAAACAAGTCAGCGAAATGCTAGATCAACATCTCAAAGAATATGGTTGCTCCCAAGAGCTATGCAAAAGCAGTCTAGAGTTTTATATCAAAACCAAACAGATTGGTCACGCCCAAAAACTGCTTGAAGATATTGAGGCAAAGATGCCCAGCCCCCAAAATGCAATGAATCTCATTATGCTTTATGCACACCAAAAAAAGTATGATGAAGCGTTGAAAATCGCACACAAATACCCCATCAAACGCGAAGTGTTTCTAGAGCTTTATATCGGCAAGGGGGATTATCTCAATGCTTCCAAAGAGGCACAGGGGATCTATGAAGAGAGTAAAAATCCTCAATACCTTGCACTTGCACAGATCTATGCATTTGAGGCATACAAAGACAAAATCACACATCAGCAAATCAAAGAAATTGTCAAAAACACATTAGAAGCGATTGCCAAAATCAAAGCAACGCAACGCCACGAAGAGGGAGTCTCTCTCGCAAGTCTTTGGAATTTTGCGGGGTATCTTTTGATTAATTATGATGTGAATCTTGTAGAGGGGGTTGAGTATGTCAAAAGAGCATTGGAGCTTGATCAAACAAATTATGAATTTCTTGATTCTTTGGCGTGGGGGTATTATAAGCTTGGGAAATGCCAAATGGCTCAAGAAGTGTTTGCACGGATCCCACAAGAGAAAATCAAGGAGTTCGCAGAATTGGCAGAGCATTTTGAGATAATTTCACGATGCAATATAGTAAAACAAAAAGATTAAGTATAATTTAAGAATAGTTTGGCTAAAACACAAGCTTAAAATTTTAGATTATTGAATTTATCTTGAATCAAAAGGAGAAAAAATGGCAGTAATGATTGGCGATGAATGTATCGCGTGCGATGCTTGTCGAGAAGAATGTCCCAATGAGGCGATCGAAGAGGGCGATCCGATTTATAGTGTCGATCCTGATCGTTGCACAGAATGTATCGGATATTATGATGAACCCACCTGTATCAGTGTTTGTCCGGTTGATGCAATCAGTGCAGATCCAGACAATATGGAGAGCATTGAAGAGCTGAAGTTTAAATTTGAGCAATTGCAAAAAGGCGAATAGAGACTAGATGTCCAAAATTGTAGCTGTCATTGATATTGGTTCTAATTCCGTCAGAATGGCTATATACAGACGCACTAGTCGTTTTGGATTTTTTTTGTTGGATGAGAAAAAATCGCGAGTGCGTATTTCTGAAGGCTCTTATGAGAATCAAGGGGTGTTGCAAGAAATCCCAATGCAAAGAACTATCAATGCACTTGCAGACTTTATGCAGATTGCCAAAATGTATAGGGCTAGGAAGATTTTTTGTGTGGCAACAAGTGCCTTGAGAGATGCACCCAATGCAGCAGCTTTTTTGAAAAGAGTCAAAGTCGAGTGTGGGCTACAGATCAAAATCATTGATGGAGCCAAAGAGGCTTATTATGGTTCTTTGGCTTGTGTGAATTTGTTGCACCAAAAAACAGGCTTGAGCATTGATGTGGGGGGCGGCTCGACGGAGTTTGGCGTGATTGAAGATGGCAAAATCCTCCAAACTTTTTCTTTGAATATCGGTGCGATCCGAATCAAAGAATTGTTTCTTGATACCAAAAGGGATTTTGAATCTGCCAAAGAATTTATCGTGCAAAGCCTATCAAGCATAGCAAGTGGTATCAAATGCGATGTTGTCTTGGGGATCGGGGGGAGTATCCGTGCTTTGAGCAAAATTATTCTCAAAGAAGAGCGTGAAGTCCCGATTATGCACGGCTTTGAAGTGGAGTGCAAGCGTTATATTGATTTTTGCAATCAGATTATGCAAAGCGATGGGGAAGAGTTGCGTTCGATGGGATTCAATGAAGAGAGGCTTGATAGCATTTGTGCGGGGGCGTTGATTTTTGCCACGATTTTGGAGTTTTTTCAGATCAAGCGTGTGGTCACTAGCGGTGTGGGTGTGCGTGAGGGTGTGTTTTTGTCTGATTTGTTGCGTAATCATCACGGACGCTTCCCAAATGCGATCAACCCCTCGCTGATGTCGCTATTGGATCGTTTCAGCGATCAACGCTCCAAAAGAATCAAAAAAGAAGCTCTGGCTTTGTTTGATGTGTTGCTCCCTTGGCATCAATGCTCACAAGATTTGAGATACATCCTTGAGTGTGCAGGGCAACTTAGCGTGATAGGCTCTGTGCTTGGTTGCCATACGCAATCGATACATAGTGCACATCTTGCTTTTTGTGGATTGGAGTATGGCTTCTCATATCAAGATCGATTTTTGATTAAAAATCTCATTGAGTTTGGCAACAAAAAACTCCCCAAAGACAACAAGCACAAGCACCTCACACTCTTTGAGCTTCAGGCGTTGAGTTTTATGTTGGCTTTGGCAAAGATTTTTGGCACCTTTGAGCATCGCATCACTTATGAATGGAGCAAAGAGGTGCTATATGTGAGGGGTGCGTCCTATTTGCAAAAAGACTTGGTGGGCAAAATCACCAAAATGATTCCTATCCAATGGGAGCATAAACCCAAAAGCCCTATGAAATCCAAAACATTCCACCCCAAAGCTTCGATATGAGGATCGCAATCATTCGTTTGAGTGCATTGGGGGACATTGTCGTGGCGATGAGTTTTTTGCCACAACTTAGAAACGCCTATCCAGATTGTGAGATTGATTGGTTTGTGGATGAGAGGTTTGCAGAAATCTTGAGCCAATCTCCGCTCGTGGATCGCGTGATTTCTTTGCCACTCAAACGGGCTAGTCGCAGTTTCAATCTACCACTTTTGTGTCAAATCGCCTATCGTCAAACGCAAATGCCCCATTATGATATGGTCGTGGATATGCAGGGCTTGTGTAAATCAGCGATCCTTGGATGGTTGTTGCCATCCAAAGACTATCGCGGGTTTGATTCTGCGAGTATCAAGGAGGGGGTGGCAAGTGTGTTTTATCGCGATAAAGTGCATATTGCTTATGAGGAAAATATTTTGAAGCGTAATGCCAAAGTCTTGGGGCTGAGTGAAAATCAAATGCAAACAAGAGATCAAGCCTTTGGTTTCACCGATATGGCATCAATGAGAGCACAAGACATCCTTGCTGCTTCCTCCAAACTCAATGTATTGCTTGTGATTGAGGCTTCAAAACCCCAAAAAATGTATCCAATCGAGCATTTCGTGGAGTTGTGCAACTTGTGTGATTCTGTAGAGTTTTGGGTGCTACATCATACGCATTCGGATTTGGCTCACACACTTTGCAATCAGACACAAGCACGCCTATTGCCCAAACTCAATCTCGATGAGGTCAAAGCTCTAGTAGCCAGTGTCGATGCCATCATTGGTGGAGATACAGGGATCACGCATTTGGCGTGGGCTATGCACAAGCCAAGCGTGACACTCTATGGCAACACACCCCTTGCAAGATTTGAGCTTGGTGGGAGGCATCATATTTCGTTGAGTGCCAATCCAAAGGCGTGTTATGCCAAAGATGATTGGTCGATTCGCCATATCAAGCCACAAGAAGTGCTAGAATCTCTAAGAAAGATATTGCAATGAAAAATTTCATCGGGTTTTGTTTTGTTTGTATGATGAAATGCTGCGGCTATTTGTTTGCCAAAATGCCCCACAGATGCTTTTTGTTTTGCGTGGATAGCTTGGCGTTTGTGTTTCGCAAGTTTGATAAAAGACGCTATCAAGACGCCTTGATAAACTTGAATTTCGTATATGCAGATCAAATGAACGATGAGGAAAAGCACCAAATTATTCTTAGAAACTATCGCAATTTTGCTTTTGTGTTGCTTGAGAGTTTGCGCGCAATGTATATCGATAAGCAAGAGCATTATCAGAAATTTGATTTTGAAAACCTTGATTATTATTTGGATATTGAGCGAGAGGGCAAAAGTGCCGTGATTGTTTCAGGGCACTTTGGCTATTGGGAAGCGATTGGCAGTGCGTTGCCTCGTTTCACCCCAAACCACGAATTGTATTCTCTTGGGCGTTTGACGCAGTTTGAAGCAGTCAATCAAGTCATCATCCAAAGCCGTCAATCCTATGGGGTGAAGCTCATAGACAAAAAGGGAGCTTTGAAAGACTTGCTCAAACTATACGCCAAACCTAGACAAATCGCAGGAATCATTGTGGATCAAAATGTTTTTCCCAATGAGGGGGTGTGGGTGGAGTTTTTTGGCAAAGAAGTGACACACACGCCGGTTGCTTCGGTGCTATCAAGGCGTTTCAAGATCCCTATTGTGCCGGTATTTATCGATTTCAACGAGGATTATACGCGTTTCAAAGTGAAGTTTTTCGAGCCTTTTTATTGTCCCGTGAGTGAAAATGTGCAAGAGGATATTTTGGAAGCGACACAACGACAGGCACAAATCATGCAAGAGATGGTTGAAGCCAATCCCAAAAGTTGGTTTTGGTTCCACAAACGCTTCAAGGCAAGGTATTCAGAGATTTATCACTAGCGTGCGGTGAGGTCCAAATTTGATTCATAAACGCTTGTTTTGATACCAAACAGCCCAAGCAAAGTGTGGAAAACATAGTCGTGATTGAGTGGAGAGTTTGTTTTCTTGATGCTTGATTCTCTTTGGGTGTCAAAGCCATTGCCAAGCCACAGAATCGAGGGGATGAGGGTTTGTTCATCAGGAGCCATAAAATAAGGCATTCCGCCATGCATAAACATATTGTTTTCGCCCAAACTTTCCCCGTGGTCGCTCACATACCACAATGCCACATCATAGTCTTTTTGGATTGCCTTGAGTTGCTCGATCGCAGAATTGACAAAAAAGTCTGTATAGGCGATACTATTGTCATAAGTGTTGATGAG
This window contains:
- a CDS encoding lipid A biosynthesis lauroyl acyltransferase; translation: MKNFIGFCFVCMMKCCGYLFAKMPHRCFLFCVDSLAFVFRKFDKRRYQDALINLNFVYADQMNDEEKHQIILRNYRNFAFVLLESLRAMYIDKQEHYQKFDFENLDYYLDIEREGKSAVIVSGHFGYWEAIGSALPRFTPNHELYSLGRLTQFEAVNQVIIQSRQSYGVKLIDKKGALKDLLKLYAKPRQIAGIIVDQNVFPNEGVWVEFFGKEVTHTPVASVLSRRFKIPIVPVFIDFNEDYTRFKVKFFEPFYCPVSENVQEDILEATQRQAQIMQEMVEANPKSWFWFHKRFKARYSEIYH
- a CDS encoding tetratricopeptide repeat protein, encoding MKKFWLGLLLLGGICLGAFNEDDMINEALNAVEANQYSQARDLYLALYDESHKIEYLRESILVSSLLKAPQQTINLVELYKKAHSAYDLEVEKILADSYMKLGNTQKAITIIERIKLKDDTPLVREILGTLYLQQNHLDRALKELNRAYTDGHSESSLEKMMAIYLQSNKIKQVSEMLDQHLKEYGCSQELCKSSLEFYIKTKQIGHAQKLLEDIEAKMPSPQNAMNLIMLYAHQKKYDEALKIAHKYPIKREVFLELYIGKGDYLNASKEAQGIYEESKNPQYLALAQIYAFEAYKDKITHQQIKEIVKNTLEAIAKIKATQRHEEGVSLASLWNFAGYLLINYDVNLVEGVEYVKRALELDQTNYEFLDSLAWGYYKLGKCQMAQEVFARIPQEKIKEFAELAEHFEIISRCNIVKQKD
- the waaC gene encoding lipopolysaccharide heptosyltransferase I, with the translated sequence MRIAIIRLSALGDIVVAMSFLPQLRNAYPDCEIDWFVDERFAEILSQSPLVDRVISLPLKRASRSFNLPLLCQIAYRQTQMPHYDMVVDMQGLCKSAILGWLLPSKDYRGFDSASIKEGVASVFYRDKVHIAYEENILKRNAKVLGLSENQMQTRDQAFGFTDMASMRAQDILAASSKLNVLLVIEASKPQKMYPIEHFVELCNLCDSVEFWVLHHTHSDLAHTLCNQTQARLLPKLNLDEVKALVASVDAIIGGDTGITHLAWAMHKPSVTLYGNTPLARFELGGRHHISLSANPKACYAKDDWSIRHIKPQEVLESLRKILQ
- a CDS encoding YfhL family 4Fe-4S dicluster ferredoxin, with amino-acid sequence MAVMIGDECIACDACREECPNEAIEEGDPIYSVDPDRCTECIGYYDEPTCISVCPVDAISADPDNMESIEELKFKFEQLQKGE
- a CDS encoding Ppx/GppA phosphatase family protein — protein: MSKIVAVIDIGSNSVRMAIYRRTSRFGFFLLDEKKSRVRISEGSYENQGVLQEIPMQRTINALADFMQIAKMYRARKIFCVATSALRDAPNAAAFLKRVKVECGLQIKIIDGAKEAYYGSLACVNLLHQKTGLSIDVGGGSTEFGVIEDGKILQTFSLNIGAIRIKELFLDTKRDFESAKEFIVQSLSSIASGIKCDVVLGIGGSIRALSKIILKEEREVPIMHGFEVECKRYIDFCNQIMQSDGEELRSMGFNEERLDSICAGALIFATILEFFQIKRVVTSGVGVREGVFLSDLLRNHHGRFPNAINPSLMSLLDRFSDQRSKRIKKEALALFDVLLPWHQCSQDLRYILECAGQLSVIGSVLGCHTQSIHSAHLAFCGLEYGFSYQDRFLIKNLIEFGNKKLPKDNKHKHLTLFELQALSFMLALAKIFGTFEHRITYEWSKEVLYVRGASYLQKDLVGKITKMIPIQWEHKPKSPMKSKTFHPKASI
- a CDS encoding phosphoethanolamine transferase, whose amino-acid sequence is MLTDLAHIIQTANHRSTFVVLHQLGSHGQAYHKRYPKEFERFAPICQTSEIQTCSQEALINTYDNSIAYTDFFVNSAIEQLKAIQKDYDVALWYVSDHGESLGENNMFMHGGMPYFMAPDEQTLIPSILWLGNGFDTQRESSIKKTNSPLNHDYVFHTLLGLFGIKTSVYESNLDLTAR